Below is a window of Planococcus rifietoensis DNA.
ACTTTCCTTTACTATTTTAATTAGTTTCTAACTACTTTTAATGTTTTTTCTCTGCAATATTCACTAAGAAAGATGAGAGTTCTCCATAAACGATGTCCGCATTGAATTTTTCGTTAAACAACTTTATAGCTCTCTCAGACATTAATTCAACTTCACATGTATTATTACTATAGTATTTAATTTTAGATGCTAGCTCTAAACCATTTTTATATACTGTACCACTTCCATATTCTCTTGATAATTCAGCCATAACTCCATCTATTGACAATAAAACAGGTAAAGAAGCTGATAAGTACTCTCCGAACTTATTTGGAGTGTTATCTATAAAATTCCGACTCTTACGGTATGGAGCAATCCCCATGGAAGAAGCTCTTAGTAAAGTATTAATCTTTTCTTTTTCAATCCAGCCAGGCATAATAACATTATCTAAATATTCCGTTTTCTTTTTAACCTCATCAAAGGATTCGCCTAATCCACATAATACAAATTTAACATTTGGAGTATCTTTTAAAATTTGGGCTGCCTCAATAATAGGTTCAAACTCAAATTGTTTACCAAAGTTCCCAAGAAATGCAACTATGAAATCTGAACTATTTAGATTAAAAGTGGTCCATTCTTCTTCAAATATGTCTTTATCTTGAGAATGTAATTGTGGTTTATATGAAGTGTAAAAAACTTGATCGTTAAATCGTTTATTTATTTCCGCAACATCTAGGCCATACTGAAGAAATTTTGGAGTAACACCTATTATTGAATCAGTGTTCTTAATCATTTTTTTTACTTTTTTCTCACTAAATTTAATATATGGCTTGATAATATTCTTACTCCACGATGGAATAACTTCATAATAAATTTCTGGCCACAAATCTCTAATATCTACTACAACTGGTATGTCATTTTCGTTCGCGTAGCCAACGATTTCATTAGATAACTCTAAAGGAGCTAATGTTGTTATGATAATGTCAGGTTTTTGAAATTTAGTTACATTTAGTTTCATCCATTTCGCTAACTTACGATGATGTAAAACTCTTGAAAGAGAAACATTTTTTTTATATCCTTTCGTTTTAATTAAATGAATCTTCAAATTTTCATTTACTGAAATATCAATATCAATTTCACTTCTTTGAATTTTCTTATAGTGATGAAAAGCAGAACTAAACCAGTGTACTTCATGTTTTTGTTCAGCCATTAGAGTTGAAAGCATACCCATTCGTCGTAACCTAACATTTTTCCCATCTGAAGGTAGAGGTTCACCTTCTGAGACAATCCATACTCTCATTTATTACTCCTTTCAAATAAATATTCTTTAAGCTTTTTGTAACCGTTTTTTATTTTTAATAGATGTAATGTTATTAATAACTTTATTTACACTAGAAGGACTTAAAGAAGAATATAAAGGAAGAGAGATTATTTCTTCAAACCACTTTTCAGTGTTTTTCAAATTAGAGTTATATTTATACTCATTATAAGCACTCATCAAATGTACTGGAATGAAATGTACACTAGTTCCTATATCTTTCTCAGCCAAATGATCAATAAGTTCATCTCTAGTTAAAGGAAATTCTTCAGTAACCCTGATAATAAATAAATGCCACGCATGTTTGGTAGTGTATTCATTTTCTTCTTGTAAAACTATTCCTTCTACGTCTTTAAGACCTTGCTTATACAAACTTACCAAAGACTCTCTTTTATACTGCATGTCTTCAAGACGTGCCAATTGATTTAGTCCTAATGCTGCTTGAATATCAAACATATTGTATTTATAACCAGGTTCTTCGATGTCATACATCCAAGAGCCCCCTTTACCATATCTATTCCAAGCGTTTTTGCTCATACCATGGGTAATTAGCACACGGGCTTTCTGGGCAATATTTATATCATCTGTAACTAGCATGCCACCTTCACCAGTCGCAAGATTTTTGGTCGCATAAAAGCTATATGAAACGGCACCTTGTGGCTTGTGGCCAATTCTATTCCCCTTATATTCTGTATAGATAGCATGAGCAGCATCTTCTGAAACAAACAAATCATATTTATTAGCAATATCATAAATTTTGTCAAGATCACATGCTTGCCCAGCATAATGTACAGGTACAATTGCTTTTGTTTTGTCTGTTATTTTTTCTTCTATTTTATTTACATCTATCAAACCAGTATTAGGATCAATATCTACAAATACAGGTTTTGCTCCTACGTGAAGTATGGTGTTTACCGAAGCAGCGAAAGTCATTGAAGTTGTAATAACTTCATCTCCTTTTCCTACTCCAGCAGCGATTAAAGCGATGTGAAGCGCCGCTGTGCAAGAATTCATCGCTACAGCATATTTAGCACCTACATACTTAGCAAATTTTGCTTCGAATTCAAGGGTCTTAGGCCCCTTGGCTAACCATCCCGATTGCAAAGTATCAATTACATCTCTTATTTCTGCCTCAGTAATATCTGGTAAACAATAAGGAATAAAATTATCGCTCATATGAAAAATCCTTTCTCGGCCAGTAATGGTATACTGAACTTTTTTCATTATAGGTAAAACCTTTATTCAAATAACAATTGACTGCCTGTATATTATCCACCTGTGTCCCAACTCTAATAACTGGAATTTCTTTTTCGTACGCGAAATTTTCCAGTGTAGAAATGAGTTTTGTTCCTATCCCTTTTCCTTGAGCCTGTGCAGAAAGGGAAATTAGTTCAATTGTTACAATATCATCTTTCAAGGAAAACAGTAAAAAACCTACTATTCCGTTCTCTTCAGCCAAAATAAAATACTTGTCTGGTTTTTCGAAAGAATTCTTAACCCAGTTAGCATAGATTTTCTTTGCAGCTTCAATGTCTAAGTTGGGATCATTAAAGAATCTAGAATAATTAAATGCCTCCGAAGCAATTTGGATGACCTCATTTATTTCCTCACAACTACTTTCAATTAGATAAGAACTATATTCCGATTTATACGTAATTTTCTTTTGAAATTGCATATTTGTGTCAACCAAAAAACTTGACGTCATTTTACCGATAAGATAATTATTAAAAGGGTTATTATTAATATTGGTAAATGTCACAAACTGAAACTCTTCTGTTCCTTGTAATAGCTGATTAAACTCACATTCTTCTAATTTCTCATGAAGAACTACTTTAGCAGAACTAACTCCAAAATATTCAGTATCCCAATCGAGTCGCATTATATCGTATTTCAAATTAAGAACCTTCTTTCGAAAGAAAGACGTTTTTTCTAAACAAAACAGTTTGAACGGTCTTTAAAAAGATTCTGCAATCAAAAAGAAAGCTAATGTTTTGCGCATAATAAACGTCATTCTTTTTCCTTTCTGACCATTCGATTGAATTCCTAAAGTAGGCTTGATTAAAACCAGTCAGTCCAGGTAAAACAGTGAGTTTTTCTTTGTCTTCCACAGTGTATTGCTCTATGTGCTCTGGCAAATCAGGCCTTGGTCCAATAATGCTCATATTACCTATAAGCACATTGAGTATTTGAGGTACTTCATCAATACTTGTTTTCCTGAAAATCTTCCCTGTTTTTAAGAGTCTTGGATCCTCTTCAGAGTTAAAAGTCGATCCATCTGGATTCCTTAAATCTGGGGCATCGACTTTCATTGTTCGAAACTTATACATTTTGTAAATTTTTTCATCTTTACCTAATCGATTTGCTGTGTAAAATACTGGCCCTTTATCTTCTAATTTTATTGCAATTGCAACTACTAAAAAAAGCACGATCATAAATGGCAGCAAAACAATAGAGAGAATCAAATCAATTAGTCTCTTAAAAAAGTGTTTGTACATACTAATCCATCCAAATCTCTAATTTATTTTTTGTAACATCTTACTTTCCACATTTTTTCTATTTGCTAATCCTACTAATACTTCTTTAAGCTGAATATCGTTCATTTCATGAAGCTTTTCCATAATATATTTGAGTTCTAATTCCGCTATTGGATTTGCTACACCAATGAAAATTTTAGGGAATACTTGTTTGTCTTGAATTTCATCAGAATCAAGTAGTTCTTCATACATTTTCTCGCCAGGACGAATTCCAGAGAAATTAATTTGTATATCTTCCTCTGAGTAACCAGACAGACGGATGAGATTTTTCGCTAAATCTACAATCTTCACCGGCTCTCCCATATCTAATACAAACACTTCTCCACCACGCGCTAATGTTCCAGCTTGTATTACAAGTCGTGAAGCTTCGGGAATCGTCATAAAATAGCGCGTCATATCTGGATGTGTAACCGTCACCGGGCCACCAGCTGCTATTTGTTTTTTGAAGAGGGGAATAACTGACCCACGGGATCCAAGCACGTTGCCAAACCTAACTGCAACAAAAGTTGTTTCACTTCGCTTCGCTAGGTTTTGGACAATCATCTCCGCAAAACGCTTTGAAGCTCCCATCACATTCGGAGGGTTGACTGCTTTATCGGTCGATACCATGACAAAGTTTCTCACTCCAGCCATATGGGAAGCTTCAGCGACATTCTTCGTTCCATAAATATTGTTTTTCACAGCCTCCATTGGGTTTCCTTCCATTAAAGGAACATGCTTATGTGCTGCCGCATGGTATACAACATCTGGTGTGTATTCATCCATAATCGTGATGATACGTTCTCGGTCTTGGATATCGGCTATTAAAGGAATGATTTCAGTTTCGTTGCCTATAGCTTTTCGTAACTCCATATCGATTAAGTAAATGGAGTTTTCACCATGTCCAAGTAATAAAAGTTGTTTTGGGCCAAATCGAGCGATTTGACGGCAAATTTCAGATCCAATCGAACCACCTGCGCCCGTAAC
It encodes the following:
- a CDS encoding glycosyltransferase family 4 protein, yielding MRVWIVSEGEPLPSDGKNVRLRRMGMLSTLMAEQKHEVHWFSSAFHHYKKIQRSEIDIDISVNENLKIHLIKTKGYKKNVSLSRVLHHRKLAKWMKLNVTKFQKPDIIITTLAPLELSNEIVGYANENDIPVVVDIRDLWPEIYYEVIPSWSKNIIKPYIKFSEKKVKKMIKNTDSIIGVTPKFLQYGLDVAEINKRFNDQVFYTSYKPQLHSQDKDIFEEEWTTFNLNSSDFIVAFLGNFGKQFEFEPIIEAAQILKDTPNVKFVLCGLGESFDEVKKKTEYLDNVIMPGWIEKEKINTLLRASSMGIAPYRKSRNFIDNTPNKFGEYLSASLPVLLSIDGVMAELSREYGSGTVYKNGLELASKIKYYSNNTCEVELMSERAIKLFNEKFNADIVYGELSSFLVNIAEKKH
- a CDS encoding DegT/DnrJ/EryC1/StrS family aminotransferase, whose protein sequence is MKKVQYTITGRERIFHMSDNFIPYCLPDITEAEIRDVIDTLQSGWLAKGPKTLEFEAKFAKYVGAKYAVAMNSCTAALHIALIAAGVGKGDEVITTSMTFAASVNTILHVGAKPVFVDIDPNTGLIDVNKIEEKITDKTKAIVPVHYAGQACDLDKIYDIANKYDLFVSEDAAHAIYTEYKGNRIGHKPQGAVSYSFYATKNLATGEGGMLVTDDINIAQKARVLITHGMSKNAWNRYGKGGSWMYDIEEPGYKYNMFDIQAALGLNQLARLEDMQYKRESLVSLYKQGLKDVEGIVLQEENEYTTKHAWHLFIIRVTEEFPLTRDELIDHLAEKDIGTSVHFIPVHLMSAYNEYKYNSNLKNTEKWFEEIISLPLYSSLSPSSVNKVINNITSIKNKKRLQKA
- a CDS encoding GNAT family N-acetyltransferase, with the protein product MKYDIMRLDWDTEYFGVSSAKVVLHEKLEECEFNQLLQGTEEFQFVTFTNINNNPFNNYLIGKMTSSFLVDTNMQFQKKITYKSEYSSYLIESSCEEINEVIQIASEAFNYSRFFNDPNLDIEAAKKIYANWVKNSFEKPDKYFILAEENGIVGFLLFSLKDDIVTIELISLSAQAQGKGIGTKLISTLENFAYEKEIPVIRVGTQVDNIQAVNCYLNKGFTYNEKSSVYHYWPRKDFSYER
- a CDS encoding sugar transferase yields the protein MYKHFFKRLIDLILSIVLLPFMIVLFLVVAIAIKLEDKGPVFYTANRLGKDEKIYKMYKFRTMKVDAPDLRNPDGSTFNSEEDPRLLKTGKIFRKTSIDEVPQILNVLIGNMSIIGPRPDLPEHIEQYTVEDKEKLTVLPGLTGFNQAYFRNSIEWSERKKNDVYYAQNISFLFDCRIFLKTVQTVLFRKNVFLSKEGS
- a CDS encoding polysaccharide biosynthesis protein, which encodes MSLKNRMSLLIVVDSLIVFFSIFVGYYILYPYVDIFQNQFLLASALTIFIAHHVFAMYFGLYRKVWEYASIGELSSIVKAVTLSIIAIGFVQFFYRGDVLLRALAITWMLHVLLIGGSRLSWRMMRGRAFKLKSSNQELKRTMIVGAGKAGTLVARQLLNNPENGLLPVLFVDDDKNKHGLDIYDVRVVHGETKEIDAIAKDNAIERIIVAIPSLSKQDSAELIKHCMDTGIKTQTIPLIEDIMTGKVSVTDIQDVKIEDLLGREEVKLDMNKIADQLTGKTILVTGAGGSIGSEICRQIARFGPKQLLLLGHGENSIYLIDMELRKAIGNETEIIPLIADIQDRERIITIMDEYTPDVVYHAAAHKHVPLMEGNPMEAVKNNIYGTKNVAEASHMAGVRNFVMVSTDKAVNPPNVMGASKRFAEMIVQNLAKRSETTFVAVRFGNVLGSRGSVIPLFKKQIAAGGPVTVTHPDMTRYFMTIPEASRLVIQAGTLARGGEVFVLDMGEPVKIVDLAKNLIRLSGYSEEDIQINFSGIRPGEKMYEELLDSDEIQDKQVFPKIFIGVANPIAELELKYIMEKLHEMNDIQLKEVLVGLANRKNVESKMLQKIN